GGCAATTGCCGCTTCCAAGACATCGGTACCTATTGTACACATTGAAGCGGGGTTGCGGTCGTATAACAAAAAAATGCCCGAGGAAATCAATCGCATTGTAAGCGATCATACGGCTACCTTCCTGTTTCCTCCAACGCAAACCGGGGTTGATAATTTAGTAAAGGAAGGGTTTCGCGTCGAAAGATGCCCGCCCTTTACCATCGATAATCCGGCGGTGTTTAATGTAGGGGATATTATGTATGACAACAGCTTATATTTCTCTGAGATAGCAGCTAAAAAGACGGATATTCTGAAGCAGCTATTGTTGGAGCCTGAAGCCTATGTATTGGCTACGGTTCACCGAAATGCCAATACGGATGAGGCAGATCGACTTAATGCTATATTTCAGGCTCTGCAGATACTATCCATATCCCATTCTATCGATGTTGTGTTGCCACTGCATCCACGTACCCTAAAGCAGATGGAGGCATTATTGTCTCGGGATCTGTATGAGGCTATTCACGCCAATAAACGGATACGACTGATACCACCCGCTTCGTTTCTGGAAATGACCCAGCTGGAGCAACAGGCTAAACTGATCATTACAGATTCAGGCGGTGTACAGAAAGAAGCGTACTTCTATAAAAAGCCGTGTATCATTCTGCGGTCAGAAACCGAATGGGTAGAGATTGTCGAGCATGGGGCTGCCCGACTTTGTGATGCTGACCCACAGAACATTCTGGATGCGTATACTCACTTCAGCCAGACCACTGCCATTTCGTTTAAGCCCGTCTATGGA
This window of the Spirosoma aerolatum genome carries:
- the wecB gene encoding non-hydrolyzing UDP-N-acetylglucosamine 2-epimerase; protein product: MIKLLTIIGARPQIIKASAISRAINHHYKDRIQEVIVHTGQHYDRQMSEVFFEELQIPQPDYNLQVGSGPHGVQTAKMITGIEEILGIERPDYLIIYGDTNSTLAGAIAASKTSVPIVHIEAGLRSYNKKMPEEINRIVSDHTATFLFPPTQTGVDNLVKEGFRVERCPPFTIDNPAVFNVGDIMYDNSLYFSEIAAKKTDILKQLLLEPEAYVLATVHRNANTDEADRLNAIFQALQILSISHSIDVVLPLHPRTLKQMEALLSRDLYEAIHANKRIRLIPPASFLEMTQLEQQAKLIITDSGGVQKEAYFYKKPCIILRSETEWVEIVEHGAARLCDADPQNILDAYTHFSQTTAISFKPVYGDGEAASQILAILVDNSYK